The window TTCGGATTCCGTCTCCGACGAGCCTTTTTCTCTTCTCGCCTCGAGTAATCCGCCCATCGTCGCGGCTCCGACTTCGAGGATGAAGACTGGGGAAGGACTGCCCGTGCCGTAAGGAGAATCCTCAAGTCCGGAGAGCTGGGGGGTGCTGCCGCGAGTTTCAAGCATACCAGCGTCGCGAGCCGGCCCGGCCATTGGGACCCGGGTCCGATTATTACACTTGGTATCCATGGGCGCgttcgcctcctcggcccagGCCAGCATCCGCCCGTGTCGCGCCCCTTGTCATCGGTTCACCGTCCCTGCCTGGGCCTCCGCCACGTTGTTTGCCGGCTTCCACTGAGCGGAGCCGACTGTTTTGTCCGCTCGTCTCGCCTGCTGGCGAGAGCGCAGTGTGAGTTGTGCCGACTCCTTTTCTTCCCAAAAGCCTTGCTTTCTCAGCGTTCCACCGCGCTCTGGCTTGCAGCTCGGGATCAGCATTCTGACCCAGGCACCCATCCGTGAATTCTGCAGTCTTGACAGCCCTTTTCGTgcctggcggcggcatgcGTTCCAGTAGGAGGGATGATGCCAAATCTTTCGCCAAAACTTTCGACGCCAAAGCTTTCGCCGCCGTACATTTCGCCGTCGTTTTGACATCGGCCGGAGATGCAGGCGGCAAGACATGCGACGTCGCTCCCTCGGCTGTCTTTGGATCATCATGCCGTTGTCGAAACTCTTGGCCAGATGGATCGCAAGGTAGGGTGGTTGCAACCCCCTGGTCCTGCGTTTTCAACACTCCTGTGACAAAAGGAAGAATATGGCCCGCTTCAATAGGAGCAATGCAAGCACGCGTAGACGAGGCAGCCTAGCAGACTGCCCACACTCGTTGGGTGGCGTGTCGCGCCGGGCAACTTTATTCGCGGCGTGAAGGAACCTTCGAATGCTTGTTCGTTTGCGTTGCCGAAAAAAATGAGGCCAAGAAAAAACAGATATCCGTGCATCGGCCAGGGAACCCATGATGGATGCGGAAACGTGATCCGCGCCGGCCCGCAAAGAAGATGCCGCCGAAAAAACAGAAGCCTACAGTCGTTTGGGGTATCTCTCATACCCCGGCCTGTGCTTGCCCATGTTTGCAAATGGATGCGGCGAACTGTTCATGTTCATGCTCATCGACTCCCTGAACCCGCCGAGCTTCGTCGGGCTGCTCGGGGGCTCCCAGTTCCGCTGCTCATACGCCGCCATTTCCCTCGAGttcctcggcgacgatcGGTCGGCTCCGTTGATGGCTCCCATGCTGATCGCCTTCTTCAGCGGAGACTTGCCATGCGTGAAGATGCCCATGCTTCCGCCGAGGCCCTGCCTGCTGCTTGTCAAAGGAGCAACGCTGGTCGTGGTCTGGACGGAAGCAGGAGTCCGGTTGGTCGGCAAGCTGGTTCGTCCGTCAGGGCTGCGCCGGCTGAAGGCGGTCGTGGTCGATTCCGCTCGTCGGCTGACCGTGGGCGGCGTGAACATCGGCGGCTTCAGCGCATTGCTAGCATTGGCCACCAAGGAAGACTCGGCCGGGTCGACGTGTGGGTTGTGATGTGCCATGAATGAGCGACGGAtgagcgtcgtcgccgtgcccgTCTGCACAAATCCACTGGCCTCCGACAGTTGCGTTCCGGCGTCCCTGACAACGGGGTGCAATCGTGGATGGACAAACTTGGTGTCGTATTCGTGCATGACCTCCCGTTGCACTATCGCCTGGTCCTTGGCTTGCTGGCCGAATCGCGACGAGAGCAGGAGCATTTGCGCCGACAGGACCACCTGCACCACCAGAGTATTGAACACGGCCACGCTCGGCCGAGGGTCGAGAGGCGCGAGAGGGAGAAACAGCAGGTAGACGAGAACGTGGCCCGGGCCGAAGAAGCAGAACAGCCGAATGCACACCGGTAGAGGGTCCCAGACCGAGAGCTCCCACACGTCTCGGTTCCTGTCCGGATGCGCTCGAGACTCGGCCGATTCGGGCGTCAAGATGTCGGCAATGTATCGCaacggagaggaggagacgggcgAGGATTGCACCTTGACTCGCTGCGCGGAAGGGGTAGACGGCTGACGGTCGATGCTCGCCTCGAACATTCGGTACTTTCTCGTTCGGGATATCGTATACACTGCATTGCTCACGGAGAAGAACACGAGCGTCCAAATTAACGGGTGGACCTGCAACGGAGTGAGCAGAGGACGATGCAGATGGAGTGGTCCATAATCACCAAGAGGGAGAGCCAGCTCGcgctgccctcgtcgccgaacACGTCATCTTCGGCCGACTTTGAGCCGGAGTTGGCGCGCGCCAGCAGGAAGATGAGGTTCAAGCCCAAGCCAAGCTGGGTGCCGACCAGATTCGAGTCCCAGTCCCTcgtctccatctcctccGAGAGCCAGAGCAAAAAGTCCATGGGGTTCAGCATCGAGCTGACGCGCTCCCATAGCGACTTGCGCCGAACAAGCCGGGGCATTTCGACCGCTGCTGACGTGTTGTGTACTCGTGCCCGTAGTGTACGTAACGTACCTTGTTGTTCTGCTCCTCGGGCGGAAATGCGATGCGAGTGGCGAGTTGTTGCCAGAGCCCTCGAGGATAAATCGGAGTTGTTGGGTTGTGGAGACGGATGGATCATGTGTGCAGTGCCGTCGGCTGTGTTTACTCTGTgccctgtgctccgtacgaaaCATACAACGTACTctttgcaagtactccgtaattaattacagcgtactccgtacggagtactgcacttgcaattgtaattacatgtacacatactagttgcaagtaagtaatagcAGAAGCAAAGTATGCTGGGCGTCCAGGcatgtacggtacaagtaGTTCTCTGTTGTCcccaagtactaggtaaaacttacttacagtactccgtacacgtgctgtactccgtaagtataCCTACATACAGTATTCtgtacacaagtacggagtacttgcacttgcagtaACTACTAACAGGGGCTACATCTCCTTAACCAAAGACCAAGGTAAAGTAGGGTAGtggtattaatactgtaaggATTAGtggtattaatactgtaaggattaatacttactaggtatttATATCAATACTTATTTGTAGGTAATATTTGTTTTTATTACGCCGTTTCCTTTTGCTGACCAAGAGATTCCCACAGCTCAAGTCCCAACGCGGTTAGCGGCTCATGTGCTGCTGCAAGGGCGGAACACAGGCGGGGTGTGGCCGTGCTGCATCGGCGCCACTCCCTGTGACGTCCCGACTCCCCCTAAAGGCTACTTTTGCACGACGAACCAGGCTGTCGTCATCCAGGCCAGCTCCCGCATCTCCACCATTTACGGCCCCCCGGTTGATTGTCAGCATGGCATCGCAAGCAGACTTCAAGGACCGGCagttcctcgccgtcatcggggACGAGGTGAGTGCGTCCGCTCGGCCGAGCGAAACGAagccgccgcgacggccaCCGAGGCATCGGCCAAGGCGTCAAGCGACTGACGGCGAATCCCCTGCACAGGATTCGGTGACGGGACTGCTCCTCGCAGGCATCGGCGTGAGTGCGGCCTGTTCATTACGATTGATGGAGATGAGGAGCGTCGTTGACAGTTCACGCAGCATGTCacagccggcgccgatgcgcAAAAGAACTTCCTTGTCGTCGATAGCAAGACGGACAACGCGACCATCGAGTCGGCCTTCAATCGATTCACCCAAGAGAGGAAAGATGTCGGCATCGTGCTGATCAACCAGCACGTCAGTAAATACTCTATTCTTGAGCAGTTTTGCTGTACGATGCTTACATGCTTTCAAGGTTGCCGACAGAATTCGACACCGCATCGACACGTACACCGCTGCCTTCCCCACCGTGCTCGAGATTCCCAGCAAAGATCATCCGTACGACCCGGAGAAGGACAGCGTGCTGAGACGAGTGCGACGCCTGTTTGGCGAATAAGTGGATGCGACTACTTCACAATACTCATCGGCGGTGGTCCGCGTGTCGGACGGATGCAAGCAAGCATAGCGGTCATGGCGCAACCGTGTGGTTGGCTTGGAGCGCAGTCGTGCATTGATTCACTTCATGTTCGCCACCAGTCCCAAATAGTGTTTGATTCATAAGAAAAATAAGCCCTGAAGACCACGTAGACCGTCGAGTTTCAAGCAGTGATGCCTGCTGTCCACTGGGCGATGGGGTGGCAAGGGATGCCTAAAACGAACGTTCGCCTACCCAACAATGCAAAACCGAACAAGTTGTCGTCGTACGCATGCTCACGACGGCTTCATGAAAAATGACCTTTCTCTCATTTCAGTTCTTCGACCGTCGCGCGGCCAATCTTGAGCTCGAGGGTGGCGGTCAGGCATGTCATCTTCTCGCCGTTGGCGTTGTAGGCGTCGGCCCTGACATTGTACTTGCCCTGGCGGTCTGCGTTAGCGGTGGCTCGGGGGAGTGGTATTTTCCTTTGGCGGCACAACGAACCGGTGGGATGGCCCCGGGCAAGTCAACGCTCTTGGTAATATCGAGCTTGCCAGGCTGGACGGGGCACTGGAGGTTGACATTGCCAAGCTGCTCGCAAAGGTCAAGCTTCTTGTTAATAAGCGTGATAAGGCCAAGCTTGACAACGACGTTGATATAAGCGCCCTTTTCGATCGTCTTCTTGACCGTTCCGCTGGCCTTGATGACGAGCGCTCGGCCTCTGCCTCCCTCGTTAGCATCGTTTGTCCATATTGATGGCTGACCTTTCGCCGCACGGGGCGACTTACGGGGATGGGGGGTTGGGAGAGAGGTCCACTCGATCAACCACGACGATATCCTTGCTGTGATCGCCGGTGCACAGGTTCAATGGAGAATCTCCCGGGATCTTCAAGCCTGTGTTGGCGAGGACATCGGACGACGTGCTGGGGAGAACGCCGGGAAGTGCTGCTGCAGGGGCGAGGCAGGCAGACAGGTAAACGAGAGCGATGGAGACCTTCATCGTGGAGGAATAATGATGGCCTTGACTCTGGAACGTGTGCGATGTCGTCGGGGCCCTGGTTCTCCCAAGTCTTTGGAACGATGTGGAAGCGAAGGAGTGATGGCGGAGGATGAGGGCACGAGCGTTGAAGGCGGCCGATCGGAGGCGAGGCTATTTATGGCTGGTATGTCATTTtggggtacggagcacagtgcCCCCGTATTAATACAACTGGGCACTCtcaagtacgaagtacacGACCGTTGGCTGGGTACTACTCTGGCGGTAGGCTCTCCAATGCAGCAAGTAGTCCGGCTGTGCTGACAAGTACAGACCACTAAGGGGTACGTTCCTACTCCCTACAAGGAGGCAATATCTGGGGGTTGGATGGTCACGCGGCCCATAGACCGCCGCTCATTGGCTGGCGTCCGTGCCTTTGGCGTCTCATCACAACGCAAAGGGAGCGATGACAGAACGATCGCCTGTGAAAGGGTGGCCTTGTTGTCGTTGCCTTCTACAATGAACGAACTAAATTCAAAAAGCCCCAGGCTCACGCTGGAAGACCGTTTTTCGTGACTCCGCACAGGTTGAAGGAAGCGGCGTGTATGTGTCGACCTTCCCTCTCCACTCAAGAACAGGGAGAACCGGTACCTAGAGCGGTAGGTACAAACCTGCACAAACGTAAATGCTTTGGCCAGATGCGTGGCGAGCTTCTCGATGTATGAGTGGGATGCTgggcacctaccaaggtcGGCGGCAGGCAATATAGCTGGCTTCGACGCGAAGCTGGCCAACGTTCTCGTGATGAAAGTTGGTTGATTAGAAGCAGTAGGCCGTGAAGGTTGCTCATATGCGGCACCGCTAGCAAGCGCAGGAGCGATGCCGTTATGCCGGTAGCTGCATAGGCCATCTGCcgatacctacctacttggGTAGTAGGCATTCGTACGGACGTCAAGTAGGGGCACATTCGAAGACGAAAGCCGGTCCGTCTTGATTGAAGTCGAGTCCCATCGTTTGCACCGTCCTACTTGCCTAGgcaggtacgtactgtatgtTGGCAGGTGAGTACGAGGTGGTACTTGGCATTGGCAACACTTTCAAGCCTCAGGCGCCGAGAAATTTCAAAAGTGGTTGAGATCGTGCACGGACCAGCCAAGTAGATTGGTATAAATCACCGACATCCCTCTCCGCTTGCGAAGGATTTTTCTTTTCCTTTTCTCTTCATACTTACCTTGTTCCAGTAACCCGCGATCATGAAATCGGGCTACTAGTGTGGGAGGCCTGCATTGCACATTCGCGGAGTCGTCCTATGCTCGATTGTCCTTCGGGGCCATCGGGGGCGGAATTTTTGATACAACCTCTTCATTTTCATTGTGGCCCGGGGCCTTTTGGCTGCGGCACGAAGAAGGTGATGTGGCAGGGTGACTTGGCAGAGACGTGCTGGGAGGTTGACGGTGGGACAAGTGAGCGCTACGGACCAGGGGAAGCTCGGCCGATGCTTGTTTGCAGTGGGAAGGGAGGATTCGTTTGCatgcccgccgcccgccgcagcCTTGTCAGATGAGATTAGGCATGCAACACAGGACATGACGGCAATATTACGCAGAGAAAAGCGCAGTTGCCACAGGACAGGTCAATTCATCCACGCAACTTTGTCATGGACTTGGGACCTTTGGCGGTCCTTGCAGCGCACCATAATATGGTACCAGATTTGTGAGTGCGGCTGCGGCATCCGTGCAATCTTATTCGTTTTGTCACGGAAGGGTAGTTTGAGAtgcctaagtacttaattgcattgccaaaaaaaaaaaaaaaggaacCTGCTCTGTCTACATACAAATCGTACTAGGTGTTTCGTGTACGGTTCACTTGTGCGCATCTACGGAAGTACGttgttgtaagtactgtaggttcCAATAGCACCTACATTCGCTGCTTACAGCATCTACCACCCAGGCACGGGGGAGTACAGATGCTCATACGCAGTGCAGTAAATACTACTTATGacctcgtcgtgctcgtaATACATGTGCTCCTCCTTGTGCGAGTTCCCCTCGATCAAACGGACTGGAGCGGGCCAGctcacttgtacttgcatg of the Drechmeria coniospora strain ARSEF 6962 chromosome 01, whole genome shotgun sequence genome contains:
- a CDS encoding phosphatidylinositol/phosphatidylglycerol transfer protein, which encodes MKVSIALVYLSACLAPAAALPGVLPSTSSDVLANTGLKIPGDSPLNLCTGDHSKDIVVVDRVDLSPNPPSPGRALVIKASGTVKKTIEKGAYINVVVKLGLITLINKKLDLCEQLGNVNLQCPVQPGKLDITKSVDLPGAIPPGKYNVRADAYNANGEKMTCLTATLELKIGRATVEELK
- a CDS encoding ATPase, V1 complex, subunit F, eukaryotic, coding for MASQADFKDRQFLAVIGDEVSASARPSETKPPRRPPRHRPRRQATDGESPAQDSVTGLLLAGIGHVTAGADAQKNFLVVDSKTDNATIESAFNRFTQERKDVGIVLINQHVADRIRHRIDTYTAAFPTVLEIPSKDHPYDPEKDSVLRRVRRLFGE